In Streptomyces hawaiiensis, one genomic interval encodes:
- a CDS encoding McrC family protein, whose protein sequence is MSGLLLTVPETGPGIVRELTGDQLAALLTVPGLVRLTPAAGGRWRLRGNQKAGLVRLRTPSGGTVQLHLRPKLPVRDLLFLLSYSPHDPWRPEPVDAAESDELLPAVADLLARTARRTLDTGVLHGYRTVEEDLPLIRGRIRTADQLRRVGLPLPVAVRYDDHTPDIAENRLLLTALHLASRLPGVPVRTRQALHHLAGHLTGVRALHAGAPLPRWTPNRLNSRYSRVLRLAELVLSARSVQPDGASPVAVDGFLLDLPDVFERFLTVALGDVLARRGIRCAGQEGHHRLDEARLVRLRPDIVLYRAGRPVSVVDAKYVFLDGAAPSTDHLGQLLGYCTALGLPHGHLVYAATARDGPTDHVIRRAGITVTTHALDLARPPAGLLSAVAELADRITATAAGTRPDGRTAHAG, encoded by the coding sequence GTGAGCGGCCTCTTGCTCACCGTGCCGGAGACCGGCCCCGGCATCGTGCGGGAGCTGACGGGCGACCAGCTCGCCGCGCTGCTCACCGTGCCGGGCCTGGTGCGGCTGACCCCGGCGGCGGGCGGACGCTGGCGCCTGCGGGGGAACCAGAAGGCCGGGCTGGTCCGGCTGCGCACCCCCTCCGGGGGAACGGTCCAGCTCCACCTGCGTCCCAAACTCCCCGTGCGGGACCTGCTGTTCCTGCTCTCCTACTCCCCCCACGACCCCTGGCGGCCCGAGCCGGTCGACGCGGCCGAGTCCGACGAACTCCTGCCCGCGGTCGCCGACCTGCTCGCCCGGACCGCCCGCCGCACGCTCGACACCGGAGTGCTGCACGGCTACCGCACGGTCGAGGAGGACCTGCCCCTGATCCGCGGCCGGATCCGCACGGCGGACCAGCTGCGCCGCGTCGGCCTGCCGCTGCCCGTCGCCGTGCGCTACGACGACCACACCCCCGACATCGCCGAGAACCGCCTCCTGCTCACGGCCCTGCACCTGGCCTCCCGGCTGCCCGGAGTCCCGGTACGCACCCGCCAGGCCCTGCACCACCTCGCCGGCCATCTCACCGGCGTCCGCGCCCTCCACGCAGGTGCGCCCCTGCCCCGCTGGACACCGAACCGCCTCAACTCCCGCTACTCGCGTGTGCTGCGGCTAGCGGAGCTGGTGCTGTCCGCCCGCTCCGTCCAGCCGGACGGCGCCAGCCCCGTCGCGGTGGACGGTTTCCTGCTCGACCTGCCGGACGTGTTCGAGCGGTTCCTCACGGTGGCGCTCGGCGACGTCCTCGCCCGTCGGGGGATCCGGTGCGCCGGGCAGGAGGGGCACCACCGACTGGACGAGGCCCGCCTGGTGCGGCTGCGGCCGGACATCGTGCTGTACCGGGCGGGCCGTCCGGTCTCCGTCGTCGACGCGAAGTACGTGTTCCTCGACGGGGCCGCACCCTCCACCGACCACCTCGGCCAGCTGCTCGGCTACTGCACCGCGCTCGGCCTGCCGCACGGCCATCTCGTCTACGCCGCCACCGCCCGGGACGGGCCCACGGACCACGTCATCCGCCGCGCCGGCATCACCGTCACCACCCACGCCCTGGACCTCGCCCGCCCACCGGCCGGGCTCCTGTCGGCCGTCGCGGAACTGGCGGACCGGATCACCGCCACGGCGGCCGGCACCCGCCCCGACGGCCGCACCGCGCACGCGGGCTGA
- a CDS encoding McrB family protein, whose product MARRPESVDVVAAVRRVFHDGLASGKSAFAQEFPAWTGATASDLRRRFVDRPDESSDTFLVKLRRQLDGAPDTTIVLAAELLFVNMAPLVPEQIGLAKKRQILGEVLSWADRPVAVPEDLEPGLKGFLHGGQGFLNYRWAQFQILVLLVERLAGMTGTEREAVLKDPLEFKALCLGIQESVGHKKGRAQIHVLLFLLFPDFYQPIASAYHKQEIVKAFADELPEPTGDDDRDLLELCRTLRAQTGEPVDFYDEPWVRRWRRGAVEHAQRGWLVRGYDVDGRNFVPDWLRRGYCSLSWREMPELPAGSVKQHVQQAVAEAMPDGSAQMRAQAAYQLHAFLTLMQPGDLVVTVTPDEVHVGTVQGPAEYDASDGLDNARRRPVNWATAERPLVRAELPERVQARLPLPPALYDVSSIAAELAERAGLEDVVAEELVDVDVTKPLELPPVTEELAARLLMPLEWLRETAEQLQEHGQLVFHGPPGTGKTYLARALARHLAGPDRVELVQFHPSYTYEDFFEGFRPVRGEDGSVVFDIVPGPFRLLAERAAKDPANPYVLVIDEINRANLAKVFGELYFLLEYREEPVTTQYSPHAPFTLPGNLFLVGTMNTADRSIALVDAAMRRRFAFRRLSPEKPPVRGLLDRWLRERGLPDTAARLLDELNARLGDADRAVGPSYLMKPAAARPEGLDLVWRTQILPLLEDQLYGTGTDVEEEYGLPALRAALGAAPEEA is encoded by the coding sequence GTGGCGAGGCGGCCGGAGAGTGTCGATGTCGTGGCGGCGGTGCGGCGGGTCTTCCACGACGGGCTGGCGAGCGGGAAGTCCGCGTTCGCCCAGGAGTTCCCGGCCTGGACCGGGGCGACGGCCTCGGATCTGCGCAGACGGTTCGTGGACCGGCCGGACGAGTCCTCGGACACCTTCCTGGTCAAGCTGCGGCGGCAGCTCGACGGCGCCCCGGACACGACGATCGTGCTGGCGGCCGAGCTGCTGTTCGTGAACATGGCACCGCTCGTGCCCGAGCAGATCGGGCTGGCCAAGAAGCGGCAGATCCTTGGCGAGGTGCTGTCCTGGGCCGACCGCCCGGTGGCTGTTCCGGAGGATCTGGAGCCGGGCCTGAAGGGCTTCCTGCACGGCGGCCAGGGCTTTTTGAACTACCGCTGGGCCCAGTTCCAGATCCTGGTGCTGCTGGTGGAGCGGCTCGCGGGCATGACCGGCACCGAGCGGGAGGCGGTGCTGAAGGATCCGCTGGAGTTCAAGGCCTTGTGCCTGGGCATCCAGGAGTCGGTCGGGCACAAGAAGGGGCGGGCGCAGATCCACGTCCTGCTGTTTCTGCTCTTCCCGGACTTCTACCAGCCGATCGCCAGCGCCTACCACAAGCAGGAGATCGTCAAGGCGTTCGCGGACGAGCTCCCCGAGCCCACCGGAGACGACGACCGCGACCTGCTGGAGCTGTGCCGGACCCTGCGGGCGCAGACCGGGGAGCCGGTCGACTTCTACGACGAGCCGTGGGTGCGCAGGTGGCGCAGGGGGGCCGTCGAGCACGCCCAGCGCGGCTGGCTGGTGCGCGGATACGACGTGGACGGCCGCAACTTCGTCCCGGACTGGCTCCGGCGCGGCTACTGCTCGCTGTCCTGGCGGGAGATGCCCGAACTCCCCGCCGGCTCGGTTAAGCAGCACGTGCAGCAGGCCGTCGCCGAGGCGATGCCGGACGGCAGCGCCCAGATGCGCGCCCAGGCGGCGTACCAGCTGCACGCCTTCCTCACCCTGATGCAGCCCGGCGACCTGGTCGTCACGGTGACGCCGGACGAGGTCCACGTCGGCACGGTCCAGGGCCCGGCTGAGTACGACGCCTCGGACGGCTTGGACAACGCCCGCCGCAGGCCGGTGAACTGGGCCACCGCCGAGCGGCCGCTCGTGCGCGCGGAGCTGCCCGAGCGGGTGCAGGCCCGGCTGCCACTGCCGCCCGCGCTGTACGACGTCAGCAGCATCGCGGCCGAACTCGCCGAGCGCGCCGGGCTGGAGGACGTCGTCGCCGAGGAGCTCGTCGACGTCGACGTCACCAAGCCGCTGGAACTGCCGCCCGTCACCGAGGAGCTGGCCGCGCGGCTGCTGATGCCGCTTGAGTGGCTCCGGGAGACCGCCGAGCAGCTGCAGGAGCACGGGCAGCTCGTCTTCCACGGCCCGCCCGGCACGGGGAAGACCTACCTGGCGCGTGCCCTGGCTCGGCATCTCGCCGGGCCCGACCGGGTGGAGCTCGTGCAGTTCCACCCCTCGTACACCTACGAGGACTTCTTCGAGGGCTTCCGTCCCGTCCGGGGCGAGGACGGCTCGGTGGTGTTCGACATCGTGCCCGGGCCGTTCCGGCTACTCGCCGAACGCGCCGCGAAGGACCCGGCCAACCCGTACGTCCTGGTCATCGACGAGATCAACCGGGCCAACCTGGCGAAGGTCTTCGGCGAGCTGTACTTCCTGCTGGAGTACCGCGAGGAGCCCGTCACCACCCAGTACAGCCCGCACGCCCCGTTCACTTTGCCGGGCAACCTGTTCCTCGTCGGCACGATGAACACCGCCGACCGTTCGATCGCCCTGGTCGACGCGGCGATGCGGCGCAGGTTCGCCTTCCGCCGGCTCTCCCCCGAGAAGCCGCCGGTCCGGGGCCTGCTGGACCGCTGGCTGCGGGAGCGCGGCCTGCCGGACACCGCCGCCCGGCTGCTGGACGAGCTCAACGCCCGGCTCGGGGACGCCGACCGCGCCGTCGGTCCGTCGTACCTGATGAAGCCCGCCGCCGCCCGGCCGGAGGGGCTCGACCTCGTCTGGCGCACCCAGATCCTGCCCCTGCTGGAGGACCAGCTCTACGGGACCGGGACCGACGTGGAGGAGGAGTACGGCCTGCCCGCCCTGCGCGCGGCGCTCGGGGCGGCCCCGGAGGAGGCGTGA
- a CDS encoding NADPH-dependent F420 reductase, with the protein MKIGIIGAGNIGGNLTRRLTALGHDVSVANSRGPETLTALAQETGATPVTVAQAARGAEIVVVTIPLKAVPDLPSGLFDGAADGVAVIDTGNYYPRQRDGRIAAIEDDGLTESRWTERRLGHPVVKAFNGTFAQDILDRPLPAGDPGRMALPVAGDDEAAKRKVRDLIDALGFDTVDAGGIEDSWRQQPDTPVYGLRDGVEAVEKALAQASPERTPAFCG; encoded by the coding sequence ATGAAGATCGGCATCATCGGAGCGGGCAACATCGGCGGCAACCTGACCCGGCGGCTCACCGCCCTCGGTCACGACGTGTCCGTCGCCAACTCCCGAGGCCCCGAGACGCTCACGGCCCTGGCGCAGGAGACCGGCGCGACACCCGTGACGGTCGCGCAGGCGGCGCGGGGCGCCGAGATCGTCGTCGTCACCATCCCGCTGAAGGCGGTCCCGGACCTTCCCTCCGGTCTGTTCGACGGCGCGGCGGACGGCGTCGCGGTCATCGACACCGGCAACTACTACCCGCGGCAGCGTGACGGCAGGATCGCCGCGATCGAGGACGACGGCCTCACCGAGAGCCGCTGGACGGAGCGCCGACTCGGCCACCCGGTCGTCAAGGCCTTCAACGGGACCTTCGCCCAGGACATCCTGGACCGGCCGCTCCCCGCAGGCGACCCGGGCCGGATGGCCCTGCCGGTGGCCGGCGACGACGAGGCGGCCAAGCGCAAGGTACGGGACCTGATCGACGCGCTCGGGTTCGACACCGTCGACGCGGGCGGCATCGAAGACTCCTGGCGCCAGCAGCCCGACACGCCGGTCTACGGCCTGCGCGACGGCGTCGAAGCGGTCGAGAAGGCCCTGGCGCAGGCGTCCCCGGAGCGCACGCCGGCCTTCTGCGGATAG
- a CDS encoding EF-hand domain-containing protein — MADIEEARKQFERIDTDGDGFITAAEFKAALARSGDWNVTESVAEVVIKTRDLDGDKQLSFDEFWAYLNK; from the coding sequence GTGGCGGACATCGAGGAAGCACGCAAGCAGTTCGAGCGGATCGATACGGACGGGGACGGATTCATCACCGCTGCCGAGTTCAAGGCCGCCCTCGCCCGGTCGGGCGACTGGAACGTCACGGAGTCGGTCGCCGAGGTCGTCATCAAGACCCGCGACCTCGACGGCGACAAGCAGCTGAGCTTCGACGAGTTCTGGGCCTACCTGAACAAGTAG
- a CDS encoding ADP-ribosyltransferase translates to MIALRLRRRTAAAALSLAAVLTTTGAAPTQAPAATARAAAPAPAACPVQFDDKAKAAADRRVDVGRITPDPSWRTTCGTLYRADGRGPSVIFEEGFHPKDVVNGQYDLEKYVLINQPSPYVSTTYDHDLFKKWKSAFNYYVDAPGGIDVNQTIGDTHKWADQQEVAFPGGIARQYVIGVCPVDKQTRTEIMSECESNPHYDPWH, encoded by the coding sequence ATGATCGCTCTTCGCCTGCGGCGGCGGACCGCTGCCGCCGCACTCAGCCTCGCGGCCGTCCTCACCACCACGGGCGCCGCGCCCACCCAGGCTCCGGCCGCCACCGCCAGGGCCGCCGCCCCCGCGCCGGCCGCGTGTCCCGTCCAGTTCGACGACAAGGCCAAGGCCGCCGCCGACCGCCGGGTCGACGTCGGCCGCATCACCCCCGACCCGTCCTGGCGCACCACCTGCGGCACCCTCTACCGCGCCGACGGCCGCGGCCCCTCCGTGATCTTCGAGGAGGGCTTCCACCCCAAGGACGTCGTGAACGGCCAGTACGACCTGGAGAAGTACGTCCTGATCAACCAGCCGTCCCCGTACGTGTCGACGACGTACGACCACGACCTGTTCAAGAAGTGGAAGTCCGCCTTCAACTACTACGTCGACGCCCCCGGCGGCATCGACGTCAACCAGACCATCGGCGACACCCACAAGTGGGCCGACCAGCAGGAGGTCGCCTTCCCCGGCGGCATCGCCCGCCAGTACGTCATCGGCGTCTGCCCGGTCGACAAGCAGACCAGGACGGAGATCATGAGCGAGTGCGAAAGCAACCCGCACTACGACCCCTGGCACTGA